In a genomic window of Nocardia fluminea:
- a CDS encoding MazG family protein: MSPEISQEQADTAVVAAGLADAVEVMDRLWNFGGWERTQTHDSLRPYLLEETYELLDAIQAGDAETIKEELGDLLLQVLFHSRIAEHAGEFTVDDVAATLVGKLVHRSPYLTDAEFSSGTSVADKISAQEKAWEERKSAEKARRSCLDGIAMAQPALALAEKIRTRSASAGLPADLVPAALRVVELGGPDSAEERLRTASIDFAAAIRAAEDAAEAERGARSPLGADDWRTFWPH, translated from the coding sequence ATGAGCCCGGAGATATCGCAGGAACAGGCCGACACCGCGGTCGTCGCCGCAGGACTGGCCGACGCCGTCGAGGTGATGGATCGGCTCTGGAATTTCGGCGGCTGGGAGCGTACCCAGACCCACGATTCGCTGCGTCCCTACCTCCTCGAGGAGACCTACGAACTCCTCGACGCCATCCAGGCGGGCGATGCCGAGACCATCAAGGAGGAACTCGGCGACCTTCTGTTGCAGGTGCTGTTCCACTCCCGCATCGCCGAGCACGCGGGTGAATTCACCGTCGACGATGTGGCGGCCACCCTGGTGGGCAAACTCGTCCACCGCAGCCCGTACCTCACCGACGCCGAATTCTCCTCGGGTACCTCGGTGGCCGACAAGATCTCGGCGCAGGAAAAGGCATGGGAGGAGCGCAAATCCGCGGAGAAGGCCCGCCGCTCCTGCCTCGACGGCATCGCCATGGCCCAGCCCGCCCTCGCCCTCGCCGAGAAGATCCGTACCCGCAGCGCCAGCGCGGGCCTGCCCGCCGACCTCGTCCCGGCCGCGCTGCGCGTGGTGGAGCTGGGCGGCCCCGATTCGGCCGAGGAACGCCTGCGCACAGCGTCCATCGACTTCGCCGCCGCGATCCGCGCCGCCGAGGATGCCGCCGAGGCCGAACGCGGCGCTCGGTCGCCGCTCGGCGCCGACGACTGGCGCACCTTCTGGCCGCACTGA
- a CDS encoding pyridoxamine 5'-phosphate oxidase family protein translates to MGTEVDPGQQDVMTDHPELDVLPVWPQETIAVLVTTDAGPHAIPVSWPVRAGDRRILLSLKSDRGSLARLRARPEVALLILGGGNVALCARGRATVIAEEMPSALDYAAVQLDVDVIDDHRQSAFAVDRGIQRTVLDDTELRALEGRVETLRSWADNEPAA, encoded by the coding sequence ATGGGTACAGAGGTAGATCCAGGACAGCAGGATGTGATGACCGACCATCCTGAGCTGGACGTGTTGCCGGTATGGCCGCAGGAGACCATCGCGGTGCTGGTGACCACCGACGCGGGGCCGCACGCGATCCCGGTGTCGTGGCCGGTGCGCGCCGGTGATCGGCGGATTCTCCTCAGTTTGAAGTCCGATCGCGGGTCGCTGGCACGGTTGCGGGCGCGGCCGGAGGTGGCATTGCTGATTCTGGGCGGCGGCAATGTGGCGCTGTGTGCGCGCGGCCGGGCCACTGTCATCGCCGAGGAGATGCCGTCGGCGCTGGACTACGCCGCGGTGCAGCTGGACGTCGACGTGATCGACGACCATCGGCAGTCCGCGTTCGCCGTCGACCGTGGCATCCAGCGCACCGTTCTCGACGACACCGAATTGCGGGCACTCGAGGGTCGAGTGGAGACCCTGCGATCCTGGGCCGACAACGAGCCCGCAGCGTAA
- a CDS encoding TerD family protein: MSVTLAKGGNVSLSKQTDNLTKVAVGLGWDVRTTTGADHDLDASALATGANLKVLSDQHFIFYNNLRSPEGTIEHTGDNLTGEGDGDDEIINVDLAATPPAITNIFFPVSIHDAQARGQSFGQIRNAYIRVTDANTGVELARYDLSEDASTETAMVFGELYRHNNEWKFRAVGQGYASGLAGIARDYGVNL, from the coding sequence ATGAGCGTCACACTCGCCAAGGGCGGCAATGTCTCGCTGTCGAAGCAGACCGACAACCTCACCAAGGTGGCGGTCGGTCTCGGCTGGGACGTGCGCACCACCACCGGTGCCGACCACGACTTGGACGCCAGCGCGTTGGCCACCGGCGCGAACCTGAAGGTGCTGTCGGACCAGCACTTCATCTTCTACAACAACCTGCGCTCGCCGGAAGGCACCATCGAGCACACCGGTGACAACCTGACCGGTGAGGGCGACGGCGACGACGAGATCATCAACGTCGACCTGGCGGCCACCCCGCCGGCGATCACCAACATCTTCTTCCCCGTGTCGATCCACGACGCCCAGGCCCGCGGCCAGTCGTTCGGTCAGATCCGCAACGCCTACATCCGCGTCACCGACGCGAACACCGGCGTGGAACTGGCGCGCTACGACCTGTCCGAGGACGCGTCCACGGAGACCGCGATGGTGTTCGGCGAGCTCTACCGTCACAACAACGAGTGGAAGTTCCGCGCCGTCGGCCAGGGTTACGCCTCGGGCCTGGCCGGTATCGCCCGCGACTACGGCGTGAATCTCTGA
- a CDS encoding lytic transglycosylase domain-containing protein has protein sequence MSVQKVGVAAAVAISALLAGCSSLASIPDDMPPGPGVALPVIDVDAPGRAAEQLRGWADEQSDAIGIQPVALEAYGYAAAVLAKSKPECGIAWTTIAGIASVESGHGTHRGAGVDADGTVRPAIIGVALDGTKGNADIRDTDGGRLDGDTTYDRAVGPLQFIPETWQRWGVDANGDGVADPQNIDDAALTAARYLCTRGGDLTSADGWQRALFAYNQSNKYMRVVRDRAAIYSIGRRV, from the coding sequence ATGTCAGTGCAGAAGGTCGGTGTGGCCGCCGCGGTAGCGATCAGTGCCCTGTTGGCGGGGTGCAGTTCGCTCGCGTCGATCCCCGATGACATGCCGCCGGGGCCGGGTGTCGCGCTGCCCGTGATCGACGTCGACGCACCCGGCCGCGCGGCCGAGCAGTTGCGCGGCTGGGCCGACGAGCAGTCCGACGCGATCGGCATCCAGCCGGTGGCGCTCGAGGCCTACGGCTACGCCGCCGCCGTGCTGGCGAAGTCGAAGCCCGAATGCGGAATCGCCTGGACCACCATCGCCGGCATCGCCAGTGTGGAGAGCGGACACGGCACCCATCGCGGTGCGGGCGTCGACGCCGACGGGACCGTGCGACCGGCCATCATCGGCGTCGCCCTCGACGGCACCAAGGGCAACGCCGACATCCGCGACACCGACGGCGGCCGCCTGGACGGCGACACCACCTACGACCGCGCCGTCGGCCCGTTGCAGTTCATCCCCGAAACCTGGCAGCGCTGGGGCGTCGACGCCAACGGCGACGGCGTGGCCGACCCGCAGAACATCGATGACGCCGCCCTCACCGCCGCCCGCTACCTCTGCACCCGCGGCGGCGATCTGACCTCGGCCGACGGTTGGCAACGTGCGCTGTTCGCCTATAACCAGTCGAACAAATACATGCGGGTGGTGCGCGATCGTGCCGCCATATACAGCATCGGCCGCCGCGTGTAG
- the eno gene encoding phosphopyruvate hydratase codes for MAIIEQVGAREILDSRGNPTVEVEIALDDGTLTRADVPSGASTGEHEAVELRDGGDRYGGKGVTKAVEGVLDEIGPAIIGLDAVEQRTVDQVLLDLDGTPDKSRLGANALLGVSLAVARGAAESSGLELFRYLGGPNAHVLPVPMMNILNGGAHADTGVDVQEFMVAPIGAPTFREALRWGTEVYHSLKAVLKEKGLSTGLGDEGGFAPDVAGTVEALDLISIAIERAGYKLGTDVALALDVAATEFHTEGEGYKFEGKVRTAAEMGDFYADLLTKYPLVSIEDPLSEDDWDGWVALTDAIGDKVQLVGDDLFVTNPERLEEGIAKGAANALLVKVNQIGTLTETLDAVELAHRNGYKTMMSHRSGETEDTTIADLAVAVGSGQIKTGAPARSERVAKYNQLLRIEDALGDSARYAGDVAFPRFTGEF; via the coding sequence GTGGCCATTATCGAACAGGTCGGAGCTCGCGAGATTCTGGATTCGCGCGGCAATCCCACCGTCGAGGTCGAGATCGCCCTCGACGACGGCACCCTGACCAGGGCAGACGTACCTTCCGGTGCGTCCACCGGCGAGCACGAGGCCGTCGAGCTGCGTGACGGCGGCGACCGCTACGGCGGCAAGGGCGTGACCAAGGCCGTCGAGGGTGTCCTCGACGAGATCGGGCCCGCCATCATCGGCCTCGACGCCGTCGAGCAGCGCACCGTCGACCAGGTCCTGCTGGATCTGGACGGCACCCCCGACAAGTCCCGCCTCGGCGCGAACGCCCTGCTCGGCGTGTCGCTGGCCGTGGCCCGCGGTGCGGCCGAGTCCTCGGGTCTCGAGCTGTTCCGCTACCTGGGCGGCCCGAACGCCCACGTGCTGCCGGTCCCGATGATGAACATCCTCAACGGTGGCGCGCACGCCGACACCGGTGTGGACGTGCAGGAATTCATGGTCGCCCCGATCGGCGCGCCCACCTTCCGCGAGGCACTGCGCTGGGGCACCGAGGTGTACCACTCGCTCAAGGCCGTGCTGAAGGAGAAGGGCCTGTCCACCGGTCTCGGTGACGAGGGCGGCTTCGCCCCCGATGTCGCGGGCACCGTGGAGGCGCTCGACCTGATCAGCATCGCCATCGAGCGCGCGGGCTACAAGCTCGGCACCGATGTGGCGCTGGCGCTCGACGTGGCCGCCACCGAGTTCCATACCGAGGGCGAGGGCTACAAGTTCGAGGGCAAGGTCCGCACCGCCGCCGAGATGGGCGATTTCTACGCTGACCTGCTCACCAAGTACCCGCTGGTCTCCATCGAGGACCCGCTCTCGGAAGACGACTGGGACGGCTGGGTCGCACTGACCGACGCCATCGGCGACAAGGTGCAGCTGGTCGGCGACGACCTGTTCGTCACCAACCCCGAGCGCCTCGAAGAAGGCATCGCCAAGGGCGCCGCCAACGCGCTGCTGGTGAAGGTCAACCAGATCGGCACGCTGACCGAGACCCTCGACGCTGTCGAGCTGGCGCACCGCAACGGCTACAAGACCATGATGTCGCACCGTTCGGGCGAGACCGAGGACACCACCATCGCCGACCTCGCGGTCGCCGTCGGTTCGGGCCAGATCAAGACCGGCGCTCCCGCGCGTTCCGAGCGGGTCGCCAAGTACAACCAGCTGCTGCGCATCGAGGACGCCCTCGGTGATTCGGCACGCTACGCGGGTGACGTGGCCTTCCCGCGTTTCACCGGCGAATTCTGA
- a CDS encoding FtsB family cell division protein produces MTERRARGTSPGGRGDRRTSRAARSRPRLDTPSRPAAAKRPTRRRPDSATARKPSGKLERSEHTILGLSTGKAVILAAVLCGLALTLAVPTRTYFSQRAEAVALAEQRTELEADLAGLRDRRAQQQDPAYIRSEARDRLRLVMPGETPYIVQIPGIEAPAPPPMSTRTAAPDPWYTDLWRSISEPAPEGPR; encoded by the coding sequence ATGACCGAGCGGCGTGCGCGTGGAACCAGTCCGGGTGGACGCGGTGACAGGCGCACGTCGCGGGCCGCGCGCTCCCGCCCCCGTCTGGACACGCCGAGCCGCCCCGCCGCGGCCAAACGTCCCACGCGCCGTCGCCCGGACTCGGCCACCGCGCGCAAGCCCAGCGGCAAGCTCGAACGCAGCGAACACACCATTCTCGGTCTCTCGACCGGTAAAGCGGTGATCCTGGCGGCGGTGCTGTGCGGTCTCGCGCTGACCTTGGCCGTACCGACGCGCACCTACTTCAGCCAGCGCGCCGAGGCCGTGGCACTGGCCGAGCAGCGGACCGAACTCGAAGCCGACCTGGCGGGCTTGCGCGATCGTCGTGCGCAGCAACAGGATCCGGCCTACATCCGTTCCGAGGCGCGCGACCGGCTGCGCTTGGTGATGCCCGGCGAAACCCCCTACATCGTGCAGATTCCCGGCATCGAAGCACCAGCGCCGCCGCCGATGAGTACCCGCACCGCGGCGCCCGACCCCTGGTACACCGACCTGTGGCGCAGCATCTCCGAACCAGCCCCGGAAGGACCACGGTGA
- a CDS encoding DUF501 domain-containing protein yields the protein MTTPNEHDLEIIAKQLGREPRGVLEVAYRTPDGLPAVVKTAPRLPDGTPFPTLYYLTDPRLTAEASRQESAGVMREMTERLATDPELAAAYRRAHESYLAERNEIESLGTDFTGGGMPDRVKCLHVLIAHSLAKGPGVNPFGDEAVALAAAAGFRGTAIPADWPAAPGEQA from the coding sequence GTGACGACACCGAACGAGCACGACCTCGAGATCATCGCGAAGCAGTTGGGCCGCGAGCCTCGCGGTGTGCTCGAAGTCGCCTATCGCACTCCTGACGGTCTGCCCGCCGTGGTGAAGACCGCGCCCCGCCTGCCCGACGGCACGCCGTTCCCCACGCTGTACTACCTGACCGATCCCCGGCTCACCGCCGAGGCGAGCAGGCAGGAGTCGGCCGGCGTGATGCGCGAGATGACCGAACGCCTCGCCACCGATCCCGAACTGGCCGCCGCCTACCGTCGCGCGCACGAGAGCTACCTGGCCGAACGCAACGAGATCGAGTCCCTCGGCACCGATTTCACCGGTGGCGGCATGCCCGACCGGGTGAAGTGCCTGCACGTGCTGATCGCGCACTCCCTCGCCAAGGGGCCCGGGGTGAACCCCTTCGGTGACGAGGCCGTCGCGCTGGCCGCCGCCGCGGGCTTCCGTGGGACCGCGATCCCCGCCGACTGGCCCGCCGCACCTGGCGAACAGGCATAA
- a CDS encoding Ppx/GppA phosphatase family protein: protein MSERIAAVDCGTNSIRLLIAEVGADGGLTDVHREMRIVRLGQGVDATGRLAPEAIERTRVALSDYVDVMVAQGVSRVRMVATSATRDAANRDDFFSMTRTELGRVVPDAVAEVITGDEEARLSFAGAVGELSADAGPFVVVDLGGGSTELVVGDENGVQAAYSADIGCVRITERCLAGNPPTADQVTAAREFAQRKLDEAFAKVPVDKVHTWVGVAGTMTTITAVALDLPEYDSARVHLTRLSLAEVHQVCDRLIGMNHDERAALGPMHPGRVDVIGGGAVITEVLADELADRAGVTELIVSEHDILDGIAMSILGTPA from the coding sequence ATGAGTGAGCGCATCGCCGCAGTCGACTGCGGCACCAACTCGATCCGCCTGCTGATCGCCGAGGTCGGGGCCGACGGCGGCCTCACCGATGTGCACCGGGAGATGCGCATCGTGCGGCTCGGTCAGGGTGTGGACGCCACCGGGCGCCTCGCGCCCGAAGCCATCGAACGCACGCGTGTCGCCTTGTCCGATTACGTGGATGTGATGGTGGCCCAAGGTGTATCGCGCGTCCGGATGGTCGCCACCTCCGCCACCCGCGATGCCGCCAATCGCGACGACTTCTTCTCGATGACGCGCACCGAACTCGGCCGCGTGGTGCCCGACGCCGTCGCCGAAGTGATCACCGGCGACGAGGAAGCACGGCTGTCCTTCGCCGGTGCGGTCGGTGAGCTGTCCGCTGACGCCGGGCCTTTCGTCGTGGTCGACCTCGGCGGCGGTTCGACCGAGCTGGTGGTCGGCGACGAAAACGGTGTTCAGGCCGCTTATTCCGCCGATATCGGCTGCGTCCGTATCACCGAACGCTGCCTCGCGGGCAACCCGCCGACCGCCGACCAGGTCACTGCCGCGCGAGAATTCGCCCAGCGGAAACTCGACGAGGCCTTCGCGAAGGTCCCCGTCGACAAGGTCCACACCTGGGTGGGTGTGGCAGGCACGATGACCACCATCACCGCCGTCGCCCTCGACCTGCCCGAATACGACTCCGCGCGTGTGCATCTCACCCGCCTCAGCCTCGCCGAGGTCCACCAGGTCTGCGACCGCCTGATCGGCATGAACCACGACGAACGCGCCGCTCTCGGTCCGATGCACCCCGGCCGTGTGGACGTGATCGGCGGCGGTGCGGTGATCACCGAAGTACTGGCCGACGAATTGGCCGACCGGGCCGGCGTCACCGAACTGATCGTCAGCGAACACGACATCCTCGACGGCATCGCGATGTCGATTCTCGGCACACCCGCCTGA
- a CDS encoding YdeI/OmpD-associated family protein has product MSSRQVSGGVVHELPTDLRAALLANPAALSAWQDITPLARNEFICWVEDAKQHATRARRIRRTQEELEEGQRRPCCWPGCKHRERTGS; this is encoded by the coding sequence ATGAGCAGCCGACAAGTCTCCGGTGGTGTGGTGCACGAGTTGCCGACCGATCTGCGCGCGGCGCTGCTCGCCAACCCGGCGGCGCTCAGCGCCTGGCAGGACATCACGCCGCTGGCCCGCAACGAATTCATCTGCTGGGTCGAGGACGCCAAGCAGCACGCGACCCGCGCACGGCGGATTCGGCGCACCCAGGAGGAGTTGGAGGAAGGTCAGCGACGGCCGTGCTGCTGGCCCGGATGCAAACATCGCGAGCGCACCGGCAGCTGA
- a CDS encoding cytochrome P450: MSTATSHSVRFELRSGDTWRDPWSMYSALRDHDPVHRVIPAGQEDNDFYVLSRHADVWTAARDPATFSSASGLTVDYVDLAAAGFGAVKPFVFMDPPEHTDFRRRVSPGFTPRQVNSVEPAVRRFIVERIERLRAAGEGDIVKDLFKPLPTMVVAHYLGVPEQDHEKFDAWTENIVGGAVAGAGLAAGDQNAFAAVGEMVGYFSELIARRRVEPGDDTISHLLASGLGADGDNEGLVAILGFAFTMITGGNDTTTGNLGGAVQLLTAAPDQRQLLIDDPSLIPDSIEEFLRMTSPVQGLARTTTRDVELHDTIIPAGRRVLLLYGSGNRDEREFGPTAAELDIRRNPKRILSFSHGHHHCLGAAAARMQARVALEELLTRCPGFTVDLDAVQWSQGNYVRWPVSVPFRAESSA, from the coding sequence ATGAGCACAGCGACGTCTCATTCGGTGCGGTTCGAACTTCGCTCCGGAGACACTTGGCGCGATCCCTGGTCCATGTATTCCGCACTGCGTGATCACGACCCTGTTCACCGCGTGATCCCCGCCGGGCAGGAGGACAACGACTTCTACGTGCTGTCCCGGCATGCCGATGTGTGGACGGCGGCGCGCGACCCCGCGACCTTCTCCTCCGCATCGGGGCTGACCGTCGACTACGTCGACCTGGCCGCCGCGGGGTTCGGCGCCGTCAAGCCGTTCGTCTTCATGGACCCGCCGGAGCACACCGATTTCCGGCGTAGGGTGTCGCCGGGATTCACTCCGCGCCAAGTGAATTCGGTGGAGCCCGCAGTGCGGAGATTCATCGTCGAACGCATCGAGCGACTGCGTGCGGCGGGTGAGGGCGACATCGTCAAGGACCTGTTCAAGCCGCTGCCCACCATGGTGGTCGCCCACTATCTCGGTGTGCCGGAACAGGATCACGAGAAATTCGACGCGTGGACCGAGAACATCGTCGGCGGTGCGGTCGCGGGGGCAGGGCTTGCCGCGGGCGACCAGAACGCTTTCGCCGCCGTGGGCGAAATGGTCGGCTATTTCAGTGAATTGATCGCCCGCCGCCGCGTCGAACCGGGCGACGACACCATCTCGCACCTGCTGGCCTCCGGTCTCGGCGCCGACGGCGACAACGAAGGCCTGGTCGCGATCCTCGGCTTCGCGTTCACGATGATCACCGGCGGCAACGACACCACCACCGGCAATCTCGGCGGTGCGGTCCAGTTGCTCACCGCCGCCCCCGACCAGCGACAGCTGCTCATCGACGATCCCTCGCTCATCCCGGACTCCATCGAGGAGTTCCTGCGGATGACCTCACCGGTGCAGGGCCTGGCACGCACCACCACCCGCGATGTCGAACTGCACGACACCATCATCCCGGCGGGCCGCCGCGTGCTGCTGCTCTACGGTTCGGGCAACCGCGACGAACGCGAATTCGGCCCCACTGCGGCCGAACTCGATATCCGGCGCAACCCCAAGCGCATCCTCAGCTTCAGTCACGGTCACCACCATTGCCTCGGCGCGGCCGCCGCCCGCATGCAGGCGCGCGTCGCACTCGAGGAACTGCTCACTCGCTGCCCCGGCTTCACCGTCGATCTCGACGCGGTGCAGTGGTCGCAGGGCAACTACGTGCGCTGGCCGGTCTCGGTGCCGTTCCGCGCGGAGAGCTCGGCATGA
- a CDS encoding TetR/AcrR family transcriptional regulator, with product MSGDWLGAERADLAAERIIDAAAELFAEHGVAAVGMADIAKAAGCSRATLYRYFDNRHAVRLAFVHRETRRIVAQLDERFRDIADPGARIVAAMLGAVEEVRANPLLIAWFRPADSGTAGRISQDSDVIESLAATIFGPVDLTDPERSRLARWLTRVIVSLLSAPGRDAADERAMLEEFVAPVVTRTFASPN from the coding sequence ATGAGCGGTGACTGGCTGGGCGCCGAGCGGGCGGACCTGGCCGCCGAACGCATCATCGACGCGGCCGCCGAACTCTTCGCCGAACACGGGGTGGCCGCGGTCGGCATGGCCGACATCGCCAAGGCCGCAGGCTGCTCCCGGGCCACCCTGTACCGCTATTTCGACAACCGGCACGCGGTGCGGCTCGCGTTCGTGCATCGCGAGACCCGCCGCATCGTCGCCCAGCTCGACGAGCGTTTCCGCGACATCGCCGACCCGGGTGCACGGATCGTCGCCGCGATGCTCGGCGCGGTGGAGGAAGTCCGTGCCAACCCGCTGCTCATCGCCTGGTTCCGCCCCGCCGACTCCGGCACGGCGGGCCGCATCAGCCAGGACTCCGACGTCATCGAATCCCTGGCCGCGACCATCTTCGGCCCCGTCGACCTGACCGACCCGGAACGCAGCCGCCTGGCCCGCTGGCTCACCCGCGTCATCGTCTCGCTGCTGTCGGCTCCCGGCCGCGATGCCGCCGACGAACGGGCCATGCTCGAGGAGTTCGTCGCCCCCGTCGTCACCCGCACCTTCGCCTCGCCGAACTAG
- a CDS encoding acyl-CoA dehydrogenase family protein, with protein sequence MYQWSDEDLMFRDAVRGFIAKEVTPHVDQLESGALPPFDIIRKLYATFGLDEMARDSLEKALAREEAGTTGSGRSGGGFSGAGSMGVVLNSELAGVSLGLVASMGVSLGLAVGTIRSRGTLAQKKRWLPELVTMAKVGAWAITEPDSGSDAFGGMKSYVRRDGEDYILNGRKTFITNGPHADVTIVYAKLDEEDGTDRRDRKVLTFVLDKGMPGFVQSPAFKKMGMNSSPTGELFFENVRITPDRLLGETENPAKGDGKDSAKESFAAERIGIASLALGIINECHRLCVDYAKSRTLWGKEIAQFQLIQLKLAEMEIARINVQNMVFNAIERTAAGDKVTLAEASAMKLYSSRAATEVAMEAVQLFGGNGYMAEYKVEQLARDAKSLMIYAGSNEIQVTHIAKGLISR encoded by the coding sequence ATGTACCAGTGGTCAGACGAAGACCTGATGTTCCGCGACGCGGTGCGCGGCTTCATCGCCAAGGAGGTCACCCCGCACGTCGACCAGCTGGAGAGCGGCGCGCTGCCGCCGTTCGACATCATCCGCAAGCTGTACGCCACCTTCGGGCTCGACGAGATGGCGCGCGACAGCTTGGAGAAGGCGCTCGCGCGCGAAGAAGCGGGTACCACCGGCTCGGGCAGATCAGGCGGCGGTTTCAGTGGCGCGGGCAGCATGGGTGTGGTCCTCAACAGTGAGCTCGCCGGCGTGAGCCTGGGGCTGGTGGCCTCCATGGGCGTGAGCCTCGGTCTCGCCGTGGGCACCATCCGCAGCCGTGGCACCCTCGCGCAGAAGAAGCGCTGGCTGCCCGAGCTGGTCACCATGGCGAAGGTCGGCGCGTGGGCCATCACCGAACCCGATTCGGGCTCCGACGCGTTCGGCGGCATGAAGTCCTATGTCCGCCGTGACGGCGAGGACTACATCCTCAACGGCCGCAAGACGTTCATCACCAACGGCCCGCACGCCGACGTCACCATCGTCTACGCCAAGCTCGACGAAGAGGACGGCACCGACCGTCGTGACCGCAAGGTACTGACGTTCGTGCTGGACAAGGGCATGCCCGGTTTCGTGCAGAGTCCCGCGTTCAAGAAGATGGGCATGAACTCCTCACCCACCGGCGAGCTGTTCTTCGAGAACGTCCGCATCACCCCCGACCGGTTGCTCGGCGAAACCGAGAATCCCGCCAAGGGCGACGGAAAAGACAGCGCCAAGGAATCTTTCGCAGCCGAACGCATCGGCATCGCCTCACTGGCGCTCGGCATCATCAACGAATGTCACCGCCTGTGCGTCGATTACGCCAAGTCCCGCACGCTGTGGGGCAAGGAGATCGCGCAGTTCCAGCTCATCCAGCTCAAGCTCGCTGAGATGGAGATCGCGCGAATCAATGTGCAGAACATGGTGTTCAACGCGATCGAGCGCACCGCGGCAGGGGACAAGGTGACTCTCGCCGAGGCCTCGGCGATGAAGCTCTACTCCTCCCGCGCCGCCACCGAGGTCGCGATGGAAGCCGTGCAGCTGTTCGGCGGCAACGGGTACATGGCCGAGTACAAGGTCGAACAATTGGCCCGCGACGCCAAGTCGCTGATGATCTACGCGGGCAGCAACGAAATCCAGGTCACCCACATCGCCAAGGGGCTGATCAGCAGATAG
- a CDS encoding carboxymuconolactone decarboxylase family protein, producing MRVVTRVRAYAKVMGQARRNRGDLVGWLGRRPQIAAATVAYETALLFSNTLDPRLKELAELKTAGLVACQFCLDIGSALAHTAGLTEQQLVDLPRYRTSDAYSELEKLVIAFAEAMTVTPAVDIDELRATLLTHLSKAQVAELAACIAWENQRARLNQGLGVRPTGMADGLTCAIPQPRRDP from the coding sequence ATGCGAGTGGTCACGCGGGTTCGCGCTTACGCGAAGGTGATGGGACAGGCTCGGCGAAATCGCGGGGATCTGGTGGGGTGGCTGGGGCGGCGGCCGCAGATCGCGGCGGCGACGGTGGCGTACGAGACGGCGTTGTTGTTCAGTAACACGCTGGATCCTCGGCTCAAGGAGTTGGCCGAGCTGAAGACGGCGGGGTTGGTGGCCTGTCAGTTCTGTCTCGATATCGGGTCGGCGCTGGCGCATACGGCGGGGCTGACCGAGCAGCAGCTCGTCGATCTGCCTCGGTATCGGACCAGTGATGCGTATTCCGAGCTGGAGAAGCTGGTGATCGCGTTCGCGGAGGCGATGACGGTGACTCCGGCCGTCGATATCGACGAACTGCGCGCAACGCTGCTCACTCATCTGTCGAAGGCGCAGGTGGCAGAGCTGGCGGCCTGTATCGCATGGGAGAACCAGCGAGCCAGACTCAATCAAGGTCTCGGTGTGCGGCCGACCGGGATGGCCGACGGGTTGACGTGCGCGATTCCGCAACCACGGCGAGATCCGTAG
- a CDS encoding tyrosine-type recombinase/integrase has translation MRSQQRPGSEIGIAGHTTDQFSNPRSGPRRLRLLLGSMLGRAVLDAASSAADLPDVVPHSLRPTAASLAISAGANIKVVQRMLGHKTATPTLDLYGHLFDEDLDPVAAALNVKARAVADELRTFEAG, from the coding sequence GTGCGGTCGCAGCAGCGTCCTGGATCGGAAATCGGCATCGCAGGACACACCACGGATCAGTTCAGCAATCCGCGGTCTGGTCCTCGTCGGCTTCGTCTACTGCTCGGGTCGATGCTGGGGCGAGCGGTGCTCGATGCTGCGTCGTCGGCGGCGGATTTGCCCGATGTCGTTCCGCACAGCCTGCGCCCCACCGCGGCGTCTCTGGCGATCAGCGCAGGGGCGAACATCAAGGTCGTACAGCGGATGCTCGGGCACAAGACGGCGACGCCGACACTCGACCTCTACGGCCATCTGTTCGATGAGGATCTCGACCCGGTTGCCGCTGCCCTCAATGTGAAAGCGCGAGCTGTTGCGGACGAATTGCGGACTTTTGAGGCCGGGTGA